The Pseudodesulfovibrio sp. zrk46 genome contains a region encoding:
- a CDS encoding glycosyltransferase, which produces MSRPQYTAEALTEQGRIIDIRIHINGKTWHLWGRNGEAREDALIETVPRDTLPVLLGSGLGHCLRTLVSEGQPVAVVDAETTITELTGLRKEFGSHPDVLWLDHDDPQQTINTLTQWQSDHGGMKFTPVALPLYLRLNRPYYGTVADTLKANATTDFWSMARYPKFQSNSPRVLFIDSSYFLCGEILSALQQLDIEHRTITLDQTGIGSNEFVEGLLKIMVDFRPDFVLTVNHFGLDREGVLAELLDRLQLPLASWFVDNPHLILHQYDHPGTANTAIFTYDAGNLDQMREKGFDHVYYLPLATDPERFHPTSGTTIPSQWKSDVSFVGNSMTAAVANSLAASGLPLPWHTEYEAIAKEFQQSGYLSIYEYLKDKQPTWSAILDGLPTRENKLGLESLITWEATRQYRLSCVRQLLPLSPLIVGDDGWKDLLADNKNWRHLGNLDYYEDLPHFYPASKINFNCTSRQMPGAVNQRVFDVPACGAFLLTDYREQMESLFEPETEVAVYNEPEEIPERIKFFLKNENQRKKIIKAARARILSEHTYVIRLQRILSTMKSTFGN; this is translated from the coding sequence ATGAGCCGCCCGCAATATACAGCTGAAGCCCTCACCGAACAGGGTAGAATCATTGACATCCGCATCCATATCAATGGCAAGACATGGCATCTATGGGGCCGCAACGGTGAAGCGCGTGAAGACGCACTCATTGAGACCGTCCCAAGGGACACCCTGCCGGTATTGCTTGGCTCGGGCCTCGGCCATTGCCTGCGCACTCTCGTCTCGGAAGGACAGCCCGTAGCCGTAGTTGATGCAGAAACAACCATCACAGAACTTACGGGATTACGTAAGGAGTTTGGCTCGCACCCAGATGTTCTGTGGCTGGATCACGACGATCCGCAGCAAACCATCAACACATTGACGCAATGGCAGTCCGACCATGGTGGCATGAAGTTCACCCCGGTAGCTCTACCACTCTATTTGCGACTCAACCGCCCATATTATGGGACTGTGGCCGATACTCTGAAAGCCAACGCTACAACAGATTTCTGGAGCATGGCGAGATATCCAAAGTTCCAATCGAACTCACCCCGCGTATTATTCATTGATTCCAGCTATTTCCTCTGCGGCGAAATCCTTTCCGCGCTGCAACAGCTCGACATTGAGCATCGAACCATCACACTCGACCAGACCGGCATAGGCAGTAATGAGTTCGTTGAGGGCCTACTTAAGATTATGGTGGACTTCCGCCCCGACTTTGTCCTTACGGTCAATCATTTCGGCCTCGATCGCGAAGGGGTTCTTGCCGAACTCCTCGATCGACTCCAGCTCCCACTTGCATCCTGGTTCGTGGATAACCCTCACCTTATCTTGCACCAGTACGATCACCCCGGCACGGCCAATACGGCGATATTCACTTACGATGCTGGCAATCTCGATCAGATGCGCGAAAAGGGTTTTGATCACGTCTATTATCTGCCACTGGCAACGGATCCGGAACGTTTTCACCCCACCTCCGGCACAACAATTCCCAGCCAATGGAAAAGCGACGTCTCTTTTGTTGGCAACTCCATGACTGCAGCTGTTGCCAACAGTCTGGCCGCCTCAGGTCTCCCTCTTCCCTGGCACACAGAGTATGAAGCCATCGCCAAAGAATTTCAGCAGTCAGGGTATCTCAGTATCTATGAATATCTTAAAGACAAGCAACCAACATGGTCTGCGATTCTGGACGGTCTTCCCACTCGTGAAAACAAACTCGGACTTGAATCCCTGATCACATGGGAAGCTACCCGCCAATATCGCCTCTCATGCGTACGACAATTGTTACCGTTGTCCCCCCTCATTGTAGGCGATGATGGATGGAAGGATCTGCTTGCAGACAACAAGAATTGGCGGCATCTGGGCAACCTTGATTACTACGAAGACCTGCCCCACTTCTATCCGGCATCCAAAATCAACTTCAACTGCACAAGCAGACAGATGCCCGGCGCCGTAAACCAACGCGTATTCGACGTTCCCGCTTGTGGAGCATTCCTCCTGACCGACTATCGAGAGCAAATGGAATCTCTCTTTGAACCGGAAACCGAAGTGGCTGTATACAATGAACCTGAAGAAATCCCTGAACGGATTAAATTCTTCCTCAAAAATGAAAATCAAAGAAAAAAAATAATCAAAGCGGCGCGTGCTCGAATCCTTTCAGAGCACACCTATGTCATCAGACTGCAACGCATCCTGAGCACCATGAAAAGCACTTTCGGCAATTAG
- the fliS gene encoding flagellar export chaperone FliS, whose product MANPARAYLATQVETTTQGELLIMLYEAAIKFLKRAKIEIDNKDYAKKGIYISKAMAIIHELMESLNKEKGGDITPKLSSLYHFCTSHLIKANIRMDKKMIDDVIKILDGIRSAYAQIVPAMEGKTAPATAQTSSPVPPQAPAGKPQAPKAPTKLTPEMAQVQQAAQAQQAAQAQKAQQAAQAQIAQGQQATPPPPPTQQAADPQQVAPETQAEAPQAPPVQKPQQPTPPPKLRNAINAAKFRAANAYSNNR is encoded by the coding sequence ATGGCTAACCCCGCACGGGCCTACCTCGCAACCCAGGTCGAAACGACAACGCAGGGCGAACTTCTGATCATGCTGTACGAAGCTGCGATCAAGTTCCTCAAACGTGCGAAGATCGAGATCGACAACAAGGACTACGCCAAAAAGGGAATTTACATTTCCAAGGCCATGGCCATCATCCATGAGTTGATGGAGAGCCTGAACAAGGAAAAGGGCGGCGACATCACTCCGAAGCTCTCCTCCCTCTATCATTTCTGCACGTCGCATCTGATCAAGGCGAACATCCGTATGGATAAGAAGATGATCGACGACGTCATCAAGATTCTTGACGGCATCCGATCAGCATATGCCCAGATCGTCCCCGCTATGGAAGGCAAGACAGCTCCGGCTACGGCCCAAACAAGTTCGCCTGTGCCTCCACAGGCTCCGGCAGGAAAACCGCAGGCTCCGAAAGCTCCGACGAAACTGACGCCTGAGATGGCGCAAGTACAGCAGGCAGCTCAGGCTCAACAGGCTGCACAGGCGCAAAAGGCACAGCAGGCAGCTCAAGCCCAAATCGCGCAGGGGCAGCAAGCGACACCGCCCCCGCCTCCAACGCAGCAGGCTGCAGACCCTCAACAGGTCGCACCAGAGACTCAAGCCGAAGCGCCCCAGGCTCCTCCGGTTCAGAAACCGCAGCAGCCCACACCGCCGCCAAAGCTTCGAAATGCCATCAACGCGGCCAAATTCCGCGCGGCAAATGCATACAGCAACAATCGCTAG
- a CDS encoding flagellin, giving the protein MALVINNNLMAMNASRNLASSFGALETSTRRLSSGLRVGTAADDAAGLAIRELMRADITALNQGVRNANDAISLIQTADGALGVIDEKLIRMKELAMQASTGTYNSDQRLIIDSEYQAMASEITRIANSTDFNGINLLNGNLSGATHNGAGLKSTGKLKVHFGTGNDSSEDYYYIQIDNSTASALGVGLSSGTGAGASISTQQLAQQSLDALDKAIVSKDKIRANLGALQNRLENTVTVLEIQAENVQAAESRISDVDVATEMTEFVRNQIKTQAAVSMLSQANSLPRMALSLIG; this is encoded by the coding sequence ATGGCTCTGGTTATTAACAACAACTTGATGGCAATGAATGCCTCGCGCAACTTGGCATCCTCGTTTGGAGCTCTGGAAACGTCTACTCGTCGTCTTTCTTCAGGTCTTCGTGTCGGCACCGCCGCGGATGATGCTGCTGGTTTGGCCATTCGCGAATTGATGCGCGCCGACATTACCGCCCTGAACCAGGGTGTGCGTAACGCTAACGACGCTATCTCCCTCATTCAGACGGCAGATGGCGCACTCGGCGTTATCGATGAAAAGTTGATCCGCATGAAGGAACTGGCAATGCAGGCCTCCACGGGTACCTACAACTCTGACCAGCGTCTGATCATCGACTCCGAGTATCAGGCAATGGCTTCGGAAATCACCCGTATCGCCAACTCCACTGACTTCAACGGCATCAACCTGCTCAACGGTAACCTGTCCGGCGCAACCCACAACGGTGCTGGTCTTAAGTCCACCGGTAAGCTGAAGGTCCACTTCGGTACTGGTAACGACTCCTCGGAAGACTACTACTACATCCAGATCGACAACTCGACCGCTTCTGCTCTCGGTGTCGGCCTTAGCTCCGGTACTGGCGCAGGCGCCTCCATTTCCACCCAGCAGCTGGCTCAGCAGTCCCTGGACGCCCTGGATAAGGCAATCGTCTCCAAGGATAAGATCCGCGCTAACCTGGGTGCTCTCCAGAACCGTCTGGAAAACACCGTAACCGTCCTCGAAATCCAGGCCGAAAACGTACAGGCTGCGGAATCCCGTATCTCTGACGTCGACGTGGCAACTGAGATGACCGAGTTCGTCCGGAACCAGATCAAGACCCAGGCAGCAGTCTCCATGCTGTCCCAGGCAAACAGCCTGCCGAGAATGGCTCTGTCCCTCATCGGTTAG
- a CDS encoding zinc dependent phospholipase C family protein: MPKDLIHFTIAEKTAARLKDTRFAHCFSKLHALLLGSVFHDALFYAAMPKTMPLEKLAHALHGSEAQDTFELLRMQARHAAQAKDKTLPAALLVGMASHIFADVTMHPLVWYFTGDYYADDATAKSMSRQHHRALESLMDMVACPGKLGRSNYRLQVLLRRCPDLITKGLPVANLARAAKVNTEDAQNGIATAWRIYASFQALYPRPMLARILYSLRRSLPRVGAELAMLFYAPQLLRQADRLRGEISFTHPVTGAKRKASLDTLMNEAADHAAALCRNLEATVFDNAPLQLDRPGPSMDTGLVGISTKGMRHFAEPPFPSLD, encoded by the coding sequence GTGCCCAAAGATCTAATCCACTTCACTATCGCGGAAAAAACAGCGGCCCGACTCAAGGATACCCGCTTCGCTCACTGCTTCAGCAAACTACACGCCCTGCTACTCGGCTCGGTTTTCCATGACGCGCTATTCTATGCAGCCATGCCGAAGACCATGCCGCTGGAGAAATTGGCTCATGCTCTTCATGGGTCCGAAGCCCAAGATACATTCGAACTACTCCGAATGCAGGCGCGGCATGCAGCCCAAGCCAAAGACAAGACACTCCCCGCAGCTCTATTGGTAGGTATGGCCTCTCATATTTTTGCCGATGTCACCATGCATCCTCTGGTCTGGTATTTCACCGGCGACTATTACGCAGATGATGCAACCGCCAAATCCATGAGCCGACAGCATCATCGCGCATTGGAATCCCTTATGGATATGGTGGCATGCCCGGGAAAACTCGGACGCTCGAACTACAGACTCCAAGTATTACTCCGTCGATGTCCCGATCTCATAACAAAAGGACTTCCTGTCGCGAACCTTGCTCGCGCCGCCAAAGTGAATACGGAAGATGCACAGAATGGGATCGCAACAGCTTGGAGAATCTATGCATCCTTCCAGGCCCTTTATCCTCGTCCCATGCTTGCTCGCATCCTGTATTCCCTCCGCCGATCCCTGCCCCGTGTAGGCGCAGAGTTGGCAATGCTCTTTTATGCTCCACAACTCCTGCGCCAGGCAGATCGTCTCCGCGGGGAGATCTCTTTCACTCATCCAGTTACCGGAGCAAAAAGAAAAGCATCATTGGATACACTGATGAATGAAGCCGCTGATCATGCCGCAGCCCTTTGCCGCAATCTTGAAGCGACAGTGTTTGACAACGCTCCACTACAGCTCGACAGACCAGGGCCATCCATGGATACGGGGCTTGTTGGCATCTCAACCAAGGGTATGAGACACTTCGCAGAGCCTCCTTTCCCGTCACTTGACTGA
- the dnaA gene encoding chromosomal replication initiator protein DnaA: MTNTAWKQILRSLEKSLNPGVYTVWIKPLRGTVEGNKLTICAPNDFVANWVRDRLLQVIKETAAQVLGNEPKITVVANVEKKSVAPVIKKPVRSKPLGERVQAKEIGLPIVNAPKPIPVQNWRFSFDDFVVGPSNELALAASKSISNTAFASDHLFLSSGPGLGKTHLLHSVGQQLCKVSNRNNLRVACLSSEDFATRMVLAIKGRQIDQFKTQFRENLDVLLLEDVHFFQGKEKMQEELLCTMNALRDRGCKVVLTSSFLPKEFSGIDNRLVSRFCSGFLAHINRPDMETRRRIVLEKARRLQVAVPVEVTDLLAERITTDIRQLESCLNNLVLKARLLNRAVTMDLAWEVLDNYAVPNAAPDFGHIMEFICKSYSLSEDELKSKSRKRQIVLARNTAFYLARKHTDLSLKAIGEKLNRRHSTVLKGITKVEREISQQTPLGRQIEKTAERLTP; encoded by the coding sequence ATGACGAATACTGCCTGGAAGCAAATCCTCCGCTCGCTAGAGAAGAGCCTCAACCCCGGTGTTTATACCGTATGGATCAAACCGCTGCGCGGTACGGTCGAAGGTAATAAACTGACCATTTGTGCACCCAACGACTTTGTAGCCAACTGGGTACGCGACCGTCTGCTCCAGGTAATCAAGGAAACTGCGGCTCAGGTGTTGGGTAATGAACCCAAGATCACCGTAGTGGCTAATGTAGAAAAGAAGAGCGTGGCTCCGGTAATCAAGAAGCCAGTTCGTAGCAAACCGTTGGGCGAACGTGTGCAGGCCAAGGAAATAGGTCTGCCCATCGTTAATGCGCCCAAACCGATCCCGGTCCAGAATTGGCGGTTTTCCTTCGATGACTTTGTTGTCGGTCCCAGTAACGAACTAGCTCTCGCTGCAAGCAAGTCCATCAGCAATACTGCATTTGCTTCGGATCACCTTTTCCTGAGTTCTGGTCCCGGGCTTGGCAAGACCCATCTCCTGCACTCCGTAGGACAGCAGCTCTGCAAGGTCTCCAATCGAAATAATCTCCGCGTAGCTTGTCTCTCTTCTGAAGATTTTGCCACCCGCATGGTGCTTGCCATCAAGGGCCGTCAGATCGATCAGTTCAAAACACAGTTCCGTGAGAATCTCGATGTTCTCCTGCTTGAAGACGTCCATTTCTTCCAAGGTAAGGAGAAGATGCAGGAAGAACTCCTTTGTACCATGAATGCACTTCGTGACCGTGGCTGCAAAGTGGTTCTTACCAGTTCCTTCCTGCCCAAAGAATTTTCCGGCATCGATAATCGTTTGGTGTCCCGGTTCTGTTCAGGTTTCCTGGCTCACATCAATCGTCCGGATATGGAAACCCGTCGCCGTATCGTGCTCGAAAAGGCTCGGAGGCTTCAGGTGGCCGTGCCGGTCGAAGTGACAGACCTTCTGGCGGAGCGTATCACTACCGATATCCGTCAGCTTGAGAGCTGCCTCAATAACCTTGTCCTCAAGGCTCGTTTGCTCAACCGCGCCGTGACCATGGACTTGGCCTGGGAAGTGCTCGACAACTATGCTGTTCCCAATGCAGCACCGGATTTCGGTCACATTATGGAATTTATCTGCAAGAGCTACTCCCTCTCTGAGGACGAGCTCAAATCCAAGAGCCGTAAGCGCCAGATCGTTTTGGCCCGCAATACCGCTTTCTACCTCGCCCGCAAGCACACGGACCTGTCTCTCAAGGCAATCGGTGAGAAACTCAATCGCCGTCACTCCACCGTGTTGAAAGGTATTACCAAGGTCGAACGCGAAATATCTCAGCAGACCCCGCTTGGGCGTCAGATCGAGAAGACTGCGGAACGGCTCACTCCTTAA
- the thyX gene encoding FAD-dependent thymidylate synthase, which yields MPQKNLRVEFMAMTPDALSLIYAAFRQCYHAGFVADMWPKLLSGEVDPEVQADFVSKTMESGHDSPVEHVSFTFAIEGISRACSHQIVRHRLASYSQQSQRYVAENDMDYILPPAIAKIPEARERFEQFMGEVQSAYSDLRQILVDHGRKSKANEDARFVLPQAAETKIVMTMNCRSLHHFFHLRCCNRAQWEVRAVADAMLEICKEKLPALFTKGGARCEQLGFCPESPKFACGKYPTREKIS from the coding sequence ATGCCGCAAAAGAATCTCAGGGTCGAATTCATGGCCATGACACCGGATGCTTTGTCCCTCATCTACGCCGCTTTCCGTCAGTGTTATCACGCCGGATTTGTGGCCGATATGTGGCCTAAGCTCCTGTCGGGCGAGGTCGATCCAGAGGTCCAGGCGGACTTTGTCAGCAAGACCATGGAGTCTGGGCACGACAGCCCCGTTGAGCATGTGTCCTTTACGTTTGCCATTGAAGGGATTTCCCGAGCTTGTTCTCATCAGATTGTGCGTCATCGTCTTGCATCGTACTCCCAGCAGAGTCAGCGTTACGTCGCTGAAAATGACATGGACTACATCCTGCCGCCTGCGATCGCCAAGATCCCCGAGGCTCGGGAGCGGTTTGAGCAGTTCATGGGAGAAGTGCAGTCCGCCTATAGTGATCTTCGTCAGATTTTGGTGGACCATGGGCGTAAGTCCAAGGCCAATGAGGATGCTCGCTTCGTGCTGCCTCAGGCCGCGGAGACCAAGATTGTTATGACGATGAACTGTCGTTCCTTGCATCACTTCTTTCATTTGCGTTGCTGTAACAGAGCGCAGTGGGAGGTTCGTGCTGTGGCCGACGCCATGCTTGAGATTTGCAAGGAAAAGCTGCCCGCGCTCTTTACCAAGGGCGGCGCTCGCTGCGAACAGCTCGGATTCTGCCCGGAATCGCCGAAATTCGCCTGTGGCAAGTATCCTACTCGCGAAAAAATCAGTTAA
- the fliD gene encoding flagellar filament capping protein FliD, producing MADTYTSGAINFTGLGNGTDFNQLIDGLINVEQRRVTRLENWKASWETKNEQFKSLNTSMLNMKTALESFDTMNEFMAKAVNSTHTTQLTATATDAAQEASHTIEIGQLATTDVHITASGVSSLTSSIVTSNTNFSFTYAGESYTLSNISAGTTMDGFVNLINNHADTRGIVRASTIFDGSVYHLQLNGLDQGADNQLVISDTGSMVFNPSDFNETQNAVNSQIRVNGFPSAAGGWIERSSNTVDDVIEGMTLNLHEANIGTNITLNVVTDTTEIKNNVLKFIEQVNVVRAQIQAITEVDEEGEGSILTGNYGVDMIAQKMKNITAELGQGFVNYDPDTLLGDKYAALSQIGILTDAEDGSPTYGLLKLDSEKFDEALKEDPDAVAELFSANGIGESQSPDFTFTSLVEGTTKPGVYDVQIVSDGNQITSATINGEAAKISGWEITSTSGDTLGMALRLDNTNAGTYSGTVSIKQGKTGEMIEELEALTQPYNEYTYEGGPLAVLQNNYNDIMDNIDDKIAYETTRIEKMERNLKLKFARLDALLGQYQLRQGQLENSLTQLQ from the coding sequence ATGGCAGATACGTATACCTCAGGAGCAATCAATTTTACCGGCCTCGGTAACGGCACGGACTTCAACCAACTCATTGATGGCCTCATCAATGTGGAGCAGCGTCGTGTCACCCGACTGGAAAACTGGAAGGCTAGCTGGGAAACAAAGAATGAGCAGTTCAAGTCATTGAACACGTCCATGCTCAATATGAAGACGGCACTTGAAAGCTTTGACACCATGAACGAATTCATGGCCAAGGCCGTCAACTCTACCCACACCACTCAGTTGACTGCCACTGCAACTGATGCGGCCCAGGAAGCATCCCACACCATTGAAATAGGCCAACTGGCTACCACCGATGTGCATATCACGGCATCCGGGGTCAGCTCACTGACTTCCTCCATTGTTACCAGCAATACGAATTTCTCATTCACCTACGCAGGCGAGTCCTACACTCTCAGCAATATTTCTGCCGGCACAACCATGGATGGATTCGTCAACCTCATCAATAACCACGCTGACACACGCGGTATCGTCCGTGCTTCCACCATATTTGATGGATCCGTGTATCACCTCCAGCTCAATGGGCTGGATCAGGGAGCAGACAACCAGCTGGTCATCTCAGATACAGGCAGCATGGTATTCAACCCATCAGATTTCAATGAAACTCAGAACGCGGTCAACTCACAGATTCGCGTCAACGGTTTCCCTTCGGCTGCAGGCGGCTGGATCGAACGCTCCAGCAATACTGTGGATGACGTCATTGAAGGAATGACCCTCAACCTGCATGAAGCCAATATAGGCACGAACATCACGCTCAACGTGGTGACAGACACTACGGAAATAAAGAACAACGTCCTCAAGTTCATTGAACAGGTGAACGTTGTCAGAGCTCAGATTCAGGCCATCACCGAAGTAGATGAAGAAGGCGAAGGCTCCATCCTCACCGGTAACTACGGTGTGGATATGATTGCCCAGAAGATGAAGAACATCACTGCAGAGCTTGGACAGGGATTCGTTAACTATGATCCTGACACCCTGCTCGGCGACAAGTACGCCGCTCTGTCTCAAATCGGTATTCTGACCGATGCAGAAGATGGATCACCCACGTATGGCTTGCTCAAGCTCGACTCGGAAAAGTTTGACGAGGCACTGAAAGAAGATCCTGATGCCGTGGCAGAATTATTCTCAGCCAACGGTATCGGCGAAAGCCAATCCCCGGACTTCACCTTCACCTCATTGGTGGAAGGAACGACCAAGCCAGGCGTCTATGACGTACAGATCGTCAGCGACGGCAACCAGATCACCAGCGCCACCATCAACGGTGAAGCGGCCAAAATTTCCGGTTGGGAAATCACCAGTACATCTGGTGACACCCTTGGTATGGCTCTGCGACTTGATAACACCAACGCAGGCACATACAGCGGCACAGTCTCAATCAAACAGGGAAAAACCGGTGAGATGATCGAGGAACTCGAAGCACTCACACAGCCCTATAACGAATATACATATGAAGGCGGTCCACTGGCTGTTCTCCAGAACAACTACAATGACATCATGGATAACATTGATGACAAGATCGCTTATGAAACTACCCGCATCGAAAAGATGGAACGTAACTTGAAGCTGAAGTTCGCTCGACTGGACGCACTCCTCGGGCAGTATCAACTTCGACAAGGGCAGCTTGAAAACTCCCTTACCCAGCTTCAATAG
- a CDS encoding glycosyltransferase family 4 protein encodes MQLFVAHLDRTQFHPAVYSPKDGERASQLRKLGIDTHIGSDLFSVLQKFRPHIVHVHRAGWPEPELLKPIKLAQIPCVVETNVFGRHDPSPSAKIIDRTLFVSDFCLKRFVTTNNIIATAPRYSFVYNPVDTDFFARASVSNHDFTRPVIGRISRPDPGKWSRLALEFLPILKRDIPDFQYNIIGGIPEAHDYVRVNGLADNVSFLDPVQTDTEIAGFMNDISLLAHANDTGESFGLVIAEAMACGLPVVTHPCAGLKDNAQLELVDHGVTGLVATTTDEYAAAVRYLLTHPDKAQRMGKAGQEKAARLYRAQTVTRQLETIYLELLKEKGIES; translated from the coding sequence ATGCAACTCTTTGTTGCCCATCTAGACCGGACCCAATTTCACCCGGCTGTTTATAGCCCGAAGGACGGAGAAAGAGCTTCCCAACTTCGCAAGCTCGGCATCGACACCCACATAGGCAGTGACCTCTTCTCGGTATTACAGAAGTTCCGTCCCCACATCGTCCACGTTCACCGCGCAGGCTGGCCTGAACCAGAACTGCTCAAGCCAATTAAATTGGCCCAGATCCCTTGTGTGGTGGAGACTAATGTGTTTGGCCGTCATGACCCCAGTCCTTCGGCAAAGATCATTGACCGCACTCTGTTTGTATCGGATTTCTGCCTTAAGCGTTTTGTCACCACCAATAACATCATTGCGACCGCACCCCGCTATTCATTCGTTTACAACCCTGTAGATACGGACTTTTTCGCAAGGGCATCAGTAAGCAATCACGACTTCACCCGCCCGGTAATAGGACGTATTTCCCGCCCCGATCCGGGCAAATGGTCACGGCTGGCTTTGGAGTTTCTGCCAATCCTTAAACGCGACATCCCGGACTTCCAATACAATATAATAGGCGGCATTCCTGAAGCGCATGACTACGTGCGAGTAAATGGTCTGGCAGATAACGTGAGCTTTCTAGATCCGGTACAGACTGACACTGAGATCGCCGGGTTTATGAACGATATTTCCTTGTTGGCCCACGCCAACGACACTGGCGAATCCTTTGGGCTCGTTATCGCCGAGGCCATGGCCTGCGGCCTGCCCGTAGTCACTCATCCGTGCGCCGGTCTGAAAGACAACGCCCAATTGGAGTTGGTAGACCACGGTGTGACCGGATTAGTTGCAACAACTACAGATGAATACGCCGCAGCAGTCCGCTATTTGCTGACCCACCCGGATAAGGCGCAACGCATGGGCAAGGCCGGACAGGAAAAAGCTGCCCGTCTCTATCGCGCTCAGACCGTAACCCGACAACTCGAAACCATCTATCTGGAACTCCTTAAAGAGAAAGGAATAGAATCATGA
- the tsaB gene encoding tRNA (adenosine(37)-N6)-threonylcarbamoyltransferase complex dimerization subunit type 1 TsaB, whose product MTSEESSPKAPGLILAMGGAEERLQIVLGKPEGDSYRMLASREWNVPGESNRFLTPGLKDMLDSFGLSMSDIDRVACVRGPGSFTGLRLVLAAAEGLAAGCGAKLAGIDHLRYLASGPAQITNGILHVVTYARRGIVYIQSFNVPSMREAQPLTYLPVEEAVERIKAISDTAMIMGSGLRKNIDYFQNLAETNQGFTLLPKAWDTPSPEVLLEAAVAADYSEDSIEPCYVRASDAEDNLPFIAKKRGLDPEKAKQRLKELQQS is encoded by the coding sequence ATGACTTCCGAAGAATCCTCTCCTAAGGCTCCCGGCCTCATCCTCGCCATGGGCGGGGCTGAAGAACGCTTGCAGATCGTACTGGGCAAGCCTGAAGGCGACAGCTATCGCATGCTCGCCTCCCGTGAATGGAACGTCCCTGGCGAATCCAATCGTTTTCTGACGCCCGGCCTCAAAGACATGCTCGACAGCTTCGGTTTGTCCATGTCTGACATCGACCGTGTGGCCTGCGTGCGTGGTCCTGGCAGCTTCACAGGCCTACGCCTCGTTCTTGCTGCCGCCGAAGGCTTGGCTGCTGGATGTGGCGCCAAGCTCGCTGGTATTGACCATCTTCGCTACCTCGCTTCAGGTCCGGCGCAGATTACCAACGGCATCCTGCATGTAGTCACCTACGCCCGTCGAGGCATTGTCTACATTCAGTCCTTCAACGTGCCGTCAATGCGTGAGGCTCAACCGCTTACTTACCTACCCGTAGAAGAGGCTGTAGAGCGCATTAAAGCCATCAGCGACACGGCAATGATCATGGGCAGCGGCCTGCGCAAAAACATTGATTATTTCCAAAATCTCGCAGAAACCAATCAAGGATTCACCCTTCTTCCCAAAGCATGGGACACTCCGTCTCCAGAAGTGCTCCTTGAAGCGGCTGTTGCTGCTGATTATTCGGAGGATTCCATCGAGCCTTGTTACGTGCGCGCCTCAGATGCAGAAGACAACCTTCCTTTCATTGCCAAAAAACGTGGCCTTGATCCGGAGAAAGCGAAGCAGAGACTCAAAGAACTGCAACAGTCGTAA
- a CDS encoding AsmA family protein, protein MKKYLLIGLGVLVVGIAAALIIGVSNLGPIIKTATEKFGPQITKTEVKLGSADVSIFSGAVSLDDFLLGNPKGFSMPSAVECDKISVKLDTDSLTTDTIVINEIYVDGPVISYEKKGNTDNFKTIVNNIKKTVASEKKADKKQDSAATEETGAEKKIVIENFIVKNGKINMGGSLLKAFGDDGVGISLPDIHLKDIGKDKETSPAEAFAIILGEMTGDVTGTVTQVSKQLQEQLGKAVDGVSEGAGKVGDTIKGLFGD, encoded by the coding sequence ATGAAAAAATATCTGCTTATCGGCCTTGGCGTTCTCGTTGTCGGCATCGCTGCCGCCCTTATTATCGGCGTTTCCAATCTCGGCCCCATCATCAAAACAGCCACGGAGAAATTTGGCCCTCAAATCACCAAAACCGAAGTAAAACTAGGCTCGGCAGATGTTTCCATCTTCTCCGGCGCAGTCTCCCTGGATGATTTCCTGCTTGGTAACCCCAAGGGTTTCTCTATGCCCAGCGCAGTTGAGTGCGACAAAATCAGCGTCAAGCTCGACACCGATTCCCTGACCACAGACACCATCGTTATCAATGAAATCTACGTGGACGGTCCTGTTATTTCCTATGAGAAGAAAGGCAACACTGACAACTTCAAAACCATCGTCAACAACATCAAGAAGACCGTAGCCAGTGAGAAGAAAGCAGATAAGAAGCAAGATTCTGCTGCCACTGAAGAGACCGGTGCTGAAAAGAAGATCGTAATTGAAAACTTCATCGTCAAAAATGGTAAGATCAACATGGGCGGTTCATTGCTGAAGGCCTTTGGCGACGATGGTGTTGGCATCTCCCTCCCCGATATCCACCTCAAAGATATCGGTAAGGACAAAGAGACCTCTCCGGCTGAAGCCTTTGCCATTATCCTTGGAGAGATGACCGGCGACGTAACCGGCACCGTCACACAGGTCAGCAAGCAGCTTCAGGAACAGCTCGGCAAGGCTGTGGACGGCGTCAGCGAGGGCGCCGGCAAAGTCGGTGACACCATCAAAGGACTGTTTGGCGACTAG